One region of Anaeromyxobacter paludicola genomic DNA includes:
- a CDS encoding pilus assembly FimT family protein, whose protein sequence is MRPPRSRGFTLVELAVTISIAAILAAVAWSSLARQRARGNLAGSAIELQALLRNARVNAVASGRPTAVMVFPQYANPLGGIGRVVVYEDPSFSFFSAAATPHFDGFDPAAPAEAGRTFLGSLDLPAGIVVGLGGAAPPTLAPPYSGILAAACSFCASGNDGRGAVVFDARGRAGFHSADGAPLAVQGGTIALSGPGSAATLQDASGYRLLVITGATGSVRALNNG, encoded by the coding sequence ATGCGCCCACCACGGTCCAGAGGCTTCACCCTCGTCGAGCTCGCGGTGACGATCTCGATCGCGGCCATCCTGGCGGCGGTGGCCTGGTCGAGCCTGGCCCGGCAGCGCGCGCGCGGCAACCTCGCCGGCAGCGCCATCGAGCTGCAGGCGCTCCTCCGCAACGCCCGCGTGAACGCGGTGGCGAGCGGCCGGCCCACCGCGGTGATGGTCTTCCCCCAGTACGCCAACCCGCTCGGCGGCATCGGGCGCGTGGTGGTGTACGAGGACCCGAGCTTCTCCTTCTTCAGCGCCGCGGCCACCCCGCACTTCGACGGCTTCGACCCGGCCGCGCCGGCGGAGGCCGGGCGGACCTTCCTCGGCTCCCTCGACCTGCCGGCGGGGATCGTCGTCGGGCTCGGCGGCGCCGCCCCGCCCACGCTCGCCCCGCCCTACTCCGGCATCCTGGCCGCCGCGTGCTCCTTCTGCGCCAGCGGGAACGACGGCCGGGGCGCGGTGGTCTTCGACGCCCGGGGCCGGGCCGGCTTCCACTCCGCCGACGGCGCGCCGCTCGCGGTCCAGGGGGGCACCATCGCCCTCTCCGGCCCGGGCAGCGCCGCCACCCTCCAGGACGCGAGCGGCTACCGGCTGCTCGTCATCACCGGCGCGACGGGCAGCGTCCGCGCGCTGAACAACGGATGA
- a CDS encoding ribonucleoside triphosphate reductase — MFDTIEKRDGRIVPFDASRILKAITQAGAATGELGPDEARRLCQRVLAIADATLDGRPTVERIQDLVEDVLLASPHRRTARAYTVYREQHRALREVSDAASVALVDAYLDRADWQVAENANMAFSLQGLNNYVASHVSSTYWLERLYPPEVRDAHRSGDLHLHDLNLLAVYCVGWDLGDLLTEGFRGAAGKAESAPARHFRTALGQIANFFYTLQGEAAGAQAFSSLDTYLAPFIRRDGLGEEEVRQALQEFVFNLNVPTRVGFQTPFTNVTLDLECPARLRDEAVIIGGERQEATYGDFQPEMDLFNRAFLDVMAGGDAKGRVFTFPIPTYNITPGFDYDDPRLDRLWEVTARYGLPYFANFVNSDLSPEDARSMCCRLRLDTRGLERRGGGLFGASPLTGSIGVVTVNLPRLGHLARDEADFLARLDRVMDLARDSLVLKRKVLERYTEQGLYPYVRHYLRHIRERSGCYWRNHFSTIGLVGLAEAVENLLGERFASAPGRAFGLRVLDHMRARLEAYQAETGTPFNLEATPAEGTSYRLARLDKARHPAIRCANEDAAAAGAAPYYTNSSQLPVDASDDVFAVLDHQDEFQARYTGGTVQHVFVGEAIDDPATVKRFVRTVCQRYRLPYFTVTPTFSVCGEHGYVAGEHPTCPRCGAQAEVYSRIVGYLRPVQQWNPGKQAEFGRRRSLRPSDAPAVSP, encoded by the coding sequence GTGTTCGACACCATCGAGAAGCGCGACGGACGGATCGTCCCGTTCGACGCGAGCCGCATCCTGAAGGCCATCACCCAGGCGGGCGCCGCCACCGGCGAGCTCGGGCCCGATGAAGCGCGGCGGCTCTGCCAGCGCGTCCTCGCCATCGCCGACGCGACCCTCGACGGCCGCCCCACCGTGGAGCGGATCCAGGACCTCGTGGAGGACGTCCTCCTCGCGAGCCCTCACCGGCGCACCGCTCGCGCCTACACCGTCTACCGCGAGCAGCACCGCGCGCTGCGCGAGGTGTCGGACGCGGCCAGCGTGGCCCTGGTGGACGCCTACCTCGACCGCGCCGACTGGCAGGTGGCCGAGAACGCCAACATGGCCTTCAGCCTCCAGGGGCTCAACAACTACGTGGCGAGCCACGTCAGCTCCACCTACTGGCTCGAGCGACTCTACCCGCCGGAGGTGCGGGACGCCCACCGCTCGGGCGACCTGCACCTCCACGACCTCAACCTGCTCGCCGTCTACTGCGTGGGCTGGGACCTCGGCGACCTGCTCACCGAGGGGTTCCGCGGCGCGGCCGGCAAGGCGGAGAGCGCCCCGGCGCGCCACTTCCGCACCGCCCTCGGGCAGATCGCCAACTTCTTCTACACGCTGCAGGGCGAGGCGGCGGGGGCCCAGGCCTTCTCGAGCCTCGACACCTACCTCGCGCCCTTCATCCGGCGCGACGGGCTCGGCGAGGAGGAGGTGCGCCAGGCGCTGCAGGAGTTCGTCTTCAACCTCAACGTGCCGACGCGGGTCGGCTTCCAGACGCCGTTCACCAACGTCACCCTCGACCTCGAGTGCCCGGCGCGGCTCCGGGACGAGGCGGTGATCATCGGCGGGGAGCGGCAGGAGGCGACCTACGGCGACTTCCAGCCGGAGATGGACCTCTTCAACCGCGCCTTCCTCGACGTGATGGCGGGCGGCGACGCCAAGGGGCGCGTCTTCACCTTCCCCATCCCGACCTACAACATCACGCCCGGCTTCGACTACGACGACCCCCGGCTCGACCGGCTCTGGGAGGTCACCGCCCGCTACGGCCTCCCCTACTTCGCCAACTTCGTGAACTCCGACCTCTCGCCGGAGGACGCGCGGAGCATGTGCTGCCGGCTGCGCCTCGACACCCGCGGCCTGGAGCGGCGCGGCGGCGGGCTCTTCGGCGCGAGCCCGCTCACCGGCTCCATCGGCGTGGTCACGGTCAACCTGCCGCGCCTCGGCCACCTGGCGCGCGACGAGGCCGACTTCCTCGCCCGGCTCGACCGGGTGATGGACCTCGCCCGCGACAGCCTGGTGCTGAAGCGCAAGGTGCTGGAGCGGTACACGGAGCAGGGGCTCTACCCCTACGTCCGCCACTACCTGCGCCACATCCGCGAGCGCAGCGGCTGCTACTGGCGGAACCACTTCTCCACCATCGGGCTGGTCGGGCTGGCGGAGGCGGTCGAGAACCTCCTCGGCGAGCGCTTCGCGAGCGCGCCGGGCCGCGCCTTCGGCCTCAGGGTCCTCGACCACATGCGCGCCCGGCTCGAGGCGTACCAGGCCGAGACCGGCACCCCGTTCAACCTCGAGGCGACGCCGGCGGAGGGCACGAGCTACCGGCTGGCGCGGCTCGACAAGGCGCGCCACCCCGCCATTCGCTGCGCCAACGAGGACGCGGCCGCCGCCGGCGCGGCCCCGTACTACACCAACTCGTCGCAGCTCCCGGTGGACGCGAGCGACGACGTCTTCGCGGTCCTCGATCACCAGGACGAGTTCCAGGCGCGCTACACCGGCGGCACCGTCCAGCACGTCTTCGTGGGGGAGGCGATCGACGACCCCGCGACGGTGAAGCGGTTCGTCCGGACGGTCTGCCAGCGCTACCGGCTGCCGTACTTCACCGTCACCCCGACCTTCTCGGTCTGCGGCGAGCACGGCTACGTCGCCGGCGAGCACCCCACCTGCCCGCGCTGCGGGGCGCAGGCGGAGGTCTACTCGCGGATCGTCGGCTACCTGCGGCCGGTGCAGCAGTGGAACCCGGGCAAGCAGGCCGAGTTCGGGCGCCGCCGCTCGCTCCGCCCGTCCGACGCGCCGGCGGTGTCCCCGTGA
- a CDS encoding type IV pilus modification PilV family protein, giving the protein MARRRARGTTLLEAMVAMSVVVVGALGTYRLHVVQLRLNADARRATEASAVARDLVENIALWSYSDPRLANANPSNDADLGDARQAFEQASPPSDHGEADLALGTGWNGIPASALPPGMERYWNVAYPDDADGNGRPDAVRVAVIVRWPHGAGWRRVVAFTTKLDPAEVR; this is encoded by the coding sequence ATGGCACGGCGGCGCGCACGCGGCACGACGCTCCTCGAGGCGATGGTCGCGATGTCGGTGGTGGTCGTGGGCGCGCTCGGCACCTACCGCCTGCACGTCGTGCAGCTCCGCCTCAACGCCGACGCGCGCCGCGCCACCGAGGCGAGCGCCGTGGCCCGGGACCTCGTCGAGAACATCGCGCTCTGGAGCTACTCCGACCCGCGGCTCGCCAACGCCAACCCCTCCAACGACGCCGACCTGGGCGACGCCCGCCAGGCCTTCGAGCAGGCCAGCCCGCCGTCCGACCACGGCGAGGCCGACCTCGCGCTCGGGACGGGCTGGAACGGCATCCCGGCGAGCGCGCTGCCCCCGGGCATGGAGCGCTACTGGAACGTGGCCTACCCCGACGACGCCGACGGCAACGGCCGGCCGGACGCCGTCCGGGTCGCGGTCATCGTCCGCTGGCCGCACGGCGCGGGCTGGCGCCGCGTGGTGGCGTTCACCACCAAGCTCGACCCTGCCGAGGTGCGGTGA
- a CDS encoding pilus assembly protein: MRISSRPLRNLAFLLACCLAPFASDAVNDVACCNLAASFGTSIFQGGNGDEDFFSVPGGSANLMILLDNSSSMLDFPNPLPFPSSWPTSTRGVCSGTALDAYTGLRTQTPYDNGATNGSGNYPLADNPPWSLANCKAASTDGGTGTCLFNGASYYRYLSGSDGIGTPAQAWNTSTATEYKKASTACAHAQSPGECAACLDGAGYYLYWNAAYGSNDAAFRGDFVNAYPPKFVIARKVVKNLAMFDDNNPSQLDTLRIGLTIFNPNNALSKTVGTSLGSYDGGQLVVPLGPSCDAYPAQYADMQAPRQVLINAINDPTKVMFYNAGTNGIGTPLAEALFNVGQYFSTSGATGPYQTLFGSSWVNPSFDESASGTVGASAATWTGSRTNQHSICWSCQQSSVVIITDGEPMGDDNLPSSSASSAHSAFSVNGKGDFRKWDYTALRCDHDCGTDLSNGAPNLLHKVAAFLYQTDLRSDAEAMTLNGVSVGAQTGQQNVDTYTISFGISGTPATSPAIDLLTSAADATHGHGFFSNTSNDAELEQALADAAGDIVARATSFSVSNTTPLQTSQNAQLFLARFRPSTAADWEGHLYRFRLWNEVAEGCDAGKSTAAQTPAACVTAGGGTKLLNPNLNGDEAGGKAICGAVFILDGDCDPVLEDASGEFMKSSFLGSQLVAGTTPARPVWDAGRMLSDPVAAAAAPRDPDGGTPYRSARWGASSADRRRIYTVTDSDGDGLLTAADQLIELDEDHVATLLPLLALDAGYCTTLYKRMGVLGLPGWSATDLTQCAKQVVNFVRGWDVLDEDGDNCGGPGFPGNDTSCPSTSAPGTGAYAGHKLGAERDRTADARSTPQFWKLGDVFHSSPAVVNPPASELLCDLGLDNQCLATLHSPKSLTTEVQTPADWDVNGNGRIDPGEDAFEQYRRDNSRRVRLVLVGANDGMLHAFDGGSPDLSRAPDWLGNYPYTDGSGAELWAFVPPDLLPKLKNALLSHDYFVDGNTMVRDVWVDGTSGGAKDGRKQPGEFHTLAVLSERAGGSEYVALDVTSPRSPRFLWMYPQPCTIDVSMMGQSWSGFAPRPPPIGPVKLAVAKKGPQDPTGRGFEERWIVMLNGGYDPSLTKGRGVWMIDAWTGQLVWKFTNDELQANVNSSGGMWPVPGGVALLDIGAASQARVDSDGFFDTATWGDVGGQLYVARFQSPGVLSNGVVGNWTAARAFEEQRQGNDAQNVAGRSEFYYMPANTVDPATGFLHSYLGSGNRERMLQVGAGCGPDDVFGCFQGGCNTDVSTDYDYGSCTVSVKAHSNNGVIKQDRSSSTCPTSGPVSCDQLSVKVKLQTVCNGWKPSGGGVGASMSCDAHGACGSVVKVRKGNDVPTKKLAASTTHSRFYGIWSYGGARSFDGGTGATAAWTSAVTFDRNRLTDVAYGGTCLGTAGGTCSLVDATYASVSSAGAVTCGAAGPASCTAGSYDAGWMYEYGRVAACQLQGGCADTKDWLDEKTGSGATVLAGCVNWNSFRPMGSAISSTSPCQTNAGTPRNYTYLSDYLTGAPSTTCGQVGASAITRASTRPTIAPPLDPTQMVALGANRQVTYSTAQIEPGSPPQSQQVGTTSELGQTIYWLEVPRELHACRHADASQCE; encoded by the coding sequence ATGCGCATCTCGTCCCGCCCACTCCGCAACCTCGCCTTCCTGCTCGCCTGCTGCCTCGCGCCCTTCGCGAGCGACGCCGTGAACGACGTGGCCTGCTGCAACCTGGCCGCCAGCTTCGGGACCTCGATTTTCCAGGGCGGCAACGGCGACGAGGACTTCTTCTCGGTCCCGGGCGGCTCGGCGAACCTGATGATCCTGCTCGACAACTCCTCGTCGATGCTCGACTTCCCGAACCCGCTCCCGTTCCCGTCGAGCTGGCCCACCTCGACCAGGGGCGTGTGCAGCGGCACCGCCCTCGACGCGTACACGGGGCTGCGCACGCAGACCCCCTACGACAACGGCGCCACGAACGGCTCGGGCAACTACCCGCTCGCCGACAACCCGCCCTGGTCGCTCGCCAACTGCAAGGCGGCCTCGACCGACGGCGGGACCGGCACCTGCCTCTTCAACGGCGCGAGCTACTACCGCTACCTCTCCGGCTCGGACGGCATCGGGACCCCGGCGCAGGCGTGGAACACGAGCACGGCCACCGAGTACAAGAAGGCGTCCACCGCCTGCGCCCACGCCCAGAGCCCCGGCGAGTGCGCCGCCTGCCTCGACGGCGCCGGCTACTACCTCTACTGGAACGCCGCCTACGGCTCGAACGACGCCGCCTTCCGCGGCGACTTCGTCAACGCCTACCCTCCCAAGTTCGTCATCGCGCGCAAGGTGGTGAAGAACCTGGCGATGTTCGACGACAACAACCCGAGCCAGCTCGACACGCTGCGGATCGGGCTCACGATCTTCAACCCGAACAACGCGCTCTCGAAGACCGTGGGCACGAGCCTCGGCAGCTACGACGGCGGCCAGCTCGTGGTGCCGCTCGGGCCGAGCTGCGACGCCTACCCGGCGCAGTACGCCGACATGCAGGCGCCGCGGCAGGTCCTCATCAACGCCATCAACGACCCGACCAAGGTCATGTTCTACAACGCCGGCACGAACGGGATCGGGACGCCGCTCGCCGAGGCGCTCTTCAACGTCGGCCAGTACTTCAGCACCTCCGGCGCGACCGGCCCCTACCAGACGCTCTTCGGCTCGAGCTGGGTCAACCCGAGCTTCGACGAGAGCGCCTCCGGGACCGTCGGCGCCTCGGCCGCGACCTGGACCGGCTCGCGGACGAACCAGCACTCGATCTGCTGGTCGTGCCAGCAGAGCTCGGTGGTGATCATCACCGACGGCGAGCCGATGGGCGACGACAACCTGCCCTCGAGCTCGGCCTCGAGCGCCCACTCCGCCTTCTCGGTGAACGGCAAGGGCGACTTCCGCAAGTGGGACTACACGGCGCTCCGCTGCGACCACGACTGCGGCACCGACCTCTCGAACGGCGCGCCCAACCTGCTGCACAAGGTGGCGGCCTTCCTGTACCAGACCGATCTGCGGTCGGACGCCGAGGCCATGACGCTGAACGGCGTCTCCGTGGGCGCGCAGACCGGGCAGCAGAACGTGGACACCTACACCATCAGCTTCGGCATCTCGGGCACCCCGGCGACCAGCCCGGCCATCGACCTGCTGACCAGCGCCGCCGACGCCACCCACGGCCACGGCTTCTTCTCGAACACCTCCAACGACGCGGAGCTGGAGCAGGCGCTGGCCGACGCGGCCGGCGACATCGTCGCGCGGGCCACGAGCTTCTCGGTCTCGAACACCACCCCGCTGCAGACGAGCCAGAACGCGCAGCTCTTCCTGGCGCGGTTCCGCCCGAGCACCGCCGCCGACTGGGAGGGGCACCTGTACCGGTTCCGGCTCTGGAACGAGGTGGCCGAGGGCTGCGACGCCGGCAAGTCCACCGCCGCGCAGACCCCGGCCGCCTGCGTCACCGCCGGCGGGGGCACGAAGCTGCTCAACCCCAACCTGAACGGCGACGAGGCCGGGGGCAAGGCGATCTGCGGCGCGGTGTTCATCCTCGACGGCGACTGCGATCCGGTGCTCGAGGACGCGAGCGGGGAGTTCATGAAGTCGAGCTTCCTGGGGAGCCAGCTCGTCGCCGGGACCACCCCCGCCCGGCCGGTCTGGGACGCGGGGCGGATGCTCTCCGACCCGGTCGCCGCGGCCGCGGCGCCGAGGGATCCGGACGGCGGCACCCCCTACCGCTCGGCGCGCTGGGGCGCGTCCAGCGCCGACCGGCGGCGGATCTACACCGTGACCGACTCGGACGGCGACGGCCTCCTCACCGCCGCCGATCAGCTGATCGAGCTCGACGAGGATCACGTCGCGACGCTCCTGCCGCTCCTGGCGCTCGACGCGGGCTACTGCACCACGCTCTACAAGCGCATGGGGGTCCTGGGGCTCCCGGGCTGGAGCGCGACCGACCTCACCCAGTGCGCGAAGCAGGTCGTCAACTTCGTCCGCGGCTGGGACGTCCTCGACGAGGACGGCGACAACTGCGGCGGCCCCGGCTTCCCCGGCAACGACACCTCCTGCCCGAGCACCAGCGCCCCGGGCACCGGCGCCTACGCCGGCCACAAGCTCGGGGCCGAGCGCGACCGGACCGCCGACGCCCGGAGCACGCCGCAGTTCTGGAAGCTGGGGGACGTGTTCCACTCCTCGCCGGCCGTGGTGAACCCGCCCGCGTCAGAGCTCCTCTGCGACCTCGGGCTCGACAACCAGTGCCTCGCGACCCTCCACAGCCCCAAGTCGCTCACGACCGAGGTCCAGACCCCCGCCGACTGGGACGTGAACGGCAACGGGAGGATCGACCCGGGGGAGGACGCCTTCGAGCAGTACCGGCGTGACAACTCGCGGCGGGTCCGGCTCGTGCTGGTGGGCGCGAACGACGGCATGCTCCACGCCTTCGACGGCGGCTCGCCCGACCTGAGCCGGGCGCCGGACTGGCTCGGCAACTACCCGTACACCGACGGCAGCGGGGCCGAGCTCTGGGCGTTCGTCCCGCCGGACCTGCTCCCCAAGCTCAAGAACGCGCTCCTCTCCCACGACTACTTCGTGGACGGGAACACCATGGTGCGCGACGTCTGGGTGGACGGGACCTCCGGCGGCGCGAAGGACGGCAGGAAGCAGCCGGGCGAGTTCCACACGCTGGCGGTGCTCTCGGAGCGCGCCGGCGGGAGCGAGTACGTGGCCCTCGACGTCACCAGCCCGCGCAGCCCGAGGTTCCTCTGGATGTACCCCCAGCCCTGCACCATCGACGTGAGCATGATGGGACAGTCGTGGTCGGGCTTCGCGCCCCGGCCGCCGCCCATCGGCCCGGTGAAGCTGGCGGTGGCGAAGAAGGGGCCGCAGGACCCGACCGGCCGCGGGTTCGAGGAGCGCTGGATCGTGATGCTGAACGGCGGCTACGACCCCTCGCTCACCAAGGGGCGCGGCGTCTGGATGATCGACGCCTGGACCGGGCAGCTCGTCTGGAAGTTCACCAACGACGAGCTGCAGGCCAACGTCAACTCGAGCGGCGGGATGTGGCCGGTGCCGGGCGGCGTGGCGCTCCTCGACATCGGCGCCGCCAGCCAGGCCCGGGTGGACTCGGACGGCTTCTTCGACACCGCCACCTGGGGCGACGTGGGCGGGCAGCTCTACGTGGCCCGCTTCCAGAGCCCGGGCGTCCTCTCGAACGGGGTCGTCGGGAACTGGACCGCGGCGCGCGCCTTCGAGGAGCAGCGCCAGGGCAACGACGCCCAGAACGTCGCCGGGCGGAGCGAGTTCTACTACATGCCCGCCAACACCGTGGACCCGGCCACCGGCTTCCTCCACAGCTACCTCGGGTCCGGGAACCGGGAGCGCATGCTCCAGGTGGGCGCCGGCTGCGGCCCGGACGACGTGTTCGGCTGCTTCCAGGGCGGCTGCAACACCGACGTGTCCACCGACTACGACTACGGCTCCTGCACCGTCTCGGTGAAGGCCCACTCCAACAACGGCGTCATCAAGCAGGACCGCTCATCGTCCACCTGCCCCACCTCCGGGCCGGTCTCCTGCGACCAGCTCTCGGTGAAGGTGAAGCTGCAGACCGTGTGCAACGGCTGGAAGCCCTCGGGTGGCGGCGTGGGCGCCTCGATGAGCTGCGACGCCCACGGCGCCTGCGGCTCGGTGGTGAAGGTGCGCAAGGGGAACGACGTCCCGACCAAGAAGCTCGCCGCCAGCACCACCCACAGCCGCTTCTACGGGATCTGGTCCTACGGGGGCGCCCGCTCCTTCGACGGCGGGACCGGCGCGACGGCGGCCTGGACCAGCGCCGTCACCTTCGACCGCAACCGGCTCACCGACGTCGCCTACGGGGGGACCTGCCTCGGCACCGCCGGGGGCACGTGCAGCCTCGTGGACGCCACCTACGCCTCGGTCTCGAGCGCGGGCGCCGTCACGTGCGGCGCCGCCGGCCCGGCCAGCTGCACGGCCGGCTCGTACGACGCCGGCTGGATGTACGAGTACGGGCGCGTCGCGGCCTGCCAGCTCCAGGGCGGGTGCGCCGACACCAAGGACTGGCTCGACGAGAAGACCGGCTCCGGCGCGACCGTGCTCGCCGGCTGCGTGAACTGGAACTCCTTCCGGCCGATGGGCTCGGCCATCAGCAGCACCTCGCCGTGCCAGACCAACGCCGGGACCCCGCGGAACTACACCTACCTCTCCGACTACCTCACCGGCGCCCCGTCGACCACCTGCGGCCAGGTGGGCGCGAGCGCCATCACCCGCGCCAGCACGCGCCCCACCATCGCCCCGCCGCTCGACCCGACGCAGATGGTGGCCCTGGGGGCCAACCGGCAGGTGACCTACTCGACGGCGCAGATCGAGCCGGGGAGCCCGCCGCAGTCGCAGCAGGTCGGCACGACGAGCGAGCTCGGTCAGACCATCTACTGGCTGGAGGTCCCCCGCGAGCTGCACGCCTGCCGGCACGCCGACGCCTCGCAGTGCGAGTGA
- a CDS encoding pilus assembly PilX N-terminal domain-containing protein yields MKNPAPPRGSALVFAMIVVLALTAVGVALIRFTSRELAGATAGRQNDALVACAEAGRQLLLSQFRAVGIAPTSLQALNVALDAAGQTRVLGGHVGANVQVQQVQVLPGGSFGTSANSVRDLSNIIPGAGALGGTPYRIVVHCQDRGDPADPASGRQLEIEFGVKFGL; encoded by the coding sequence ATGAAGAACCCCGCCCCCCCGCGCGGCAGCGCGCTCGTCTTCGCCATGATCGTCGTGCTCGCCCTCACCGCCGTGGGCGTGGCGCTCATCCGCTTCACCTCGCGCGAGCTCGCCGGCGCCACCGCCGGGCGGCAGAACGACGCCCTCGTGGCGTGCGCCGAGGCGGGGCGGCAGCTCCTCCTCAGCCAGTTCCGGGCCGTGGGCATCGCGCCCACCTCGCTCCAGGCGCTGAACGTCGCGCTCGACGCCGCCGGCCAGACGCGGGTGCTGGGCGGCCACGTCGGGGCCAACGTCCAGGTGCAGCAGGTGCAGGTGCTGCCGGGCGGGAGCTTCGGCACCTCCGCCAACTCGGTGCGCGACCTCTCCAACATCATCCCGGGCGCCGGCGCGCTCGGCGGGACGCCCTACCGGATCGTGGTGCACTGCCAGGACCGGGGCGATCCCGCCGACCCGGCCAGCGGCCGCCAGCTCGAGATCGAGTTCGGCGTCAAGTTCGGCCTGTAG
- a CDS encoding PilW family protein encodes MRGPVRGFSLTELLVAMVASAVIAAGALGLVVAQQRAFTASAGDRGLQETARTALGELGMSLRRAGYGVEPWLALDFGPANGAFANQSYPSGAPSAFPPSASACTGADAVSCRDSVTGPDELVFYARDPAFSRALAAAPTSTRLTLATPLVNPLYQGQVLQVMCGGASRWAYVTVGAKAGPGDTAVALGTASSGPFPYQQDQLASGCFGAGWRDVLVLKVERFHYYVARYSDGSGADRPYLLLDRGLWDGGAPLVEPVAPDVEDLQVSYLFPGSAVQRVGYAPGHRLVNATAAASPDAAVDLSAAPPTYADLSNAPSRATNHPANVRAVRISLVVRTATWDPQLAGAGGATLPAAANRPASGADGGYRRLLVETTEGVRNLDSRGPFYPSYSTNAGADGLNVGGG; translated from the coding sequence ATGCGCGGTCCCGTCCGCGGCTTCAGCCTCACCGAGCTCCTGGTCGCGATGGTGGCCTCGGCCGTGATCGCCGCCGGGGCGCTCGGCCTGGTCGTCGCCCAGCAGCGCGCCTTCACCGCCAGCGCCGGAGATCGCGGGCTGCAGGAGACGGCGCGCACCGCCCTCGGCGAGCTGGGGATGAGCCTGCGGCGCGCCGGCTACGGCGTGGAGCCCTGGCTGGCCCTCGACTTCGGCCCGGCCAACGGCGCGTTCGCCAACCAGTCCTACCCGAGCGGCGCCCCCTCGGCGTTCCCGCCCAGCGCCAGCGCCTGCACCGGCGCCGACGCAGTCTCCTGCCGCGACAGCGTCACCGGCCCCGACGAGCTCGTCTTCTACGCCCGCGATCCCGCCTTCAGCCGGGCGCTGGCGGCGGCCCCCACCTCGACCCGGCTGACCCTCGCGACCCCGCTCGTGAACCCGCTCTACCAGGGGCAGGTGCTGCAGGTGATGTGCGGCGGCGCCTCGCGGTGGGCCTACGTCACGGTGGGCGCCAAGGCCGGCCCGGGCGACACCGCCGTCGCGCTCGGCACCGCCAGCTCGGGCCCGTTCCCCTACCAGCAGGACCAGCTCGCCTCCGGCTGCTTCGGCGCGGGCTGGCGCGACGTGCTCGTGCTCAAGGTGGAGCGCTTCCACTACTACGTGGCGCGCTACTCCGACGGGAGCGGCGCCGACCGGCCCTACCTGCTGCTCGACCGCGGCCTCTGGGACGGCGGGGCCCCGCTCGTCGAGCCGGTCGCGCCGGACGTGGAGGACCTCCAGGTCTCGTACCTGTTCCCGGGCTCCGCGGTGCAGCGGGTGGGCTACGCCCCGGGCCACCGGCTCGTGAACGCGACCGCGGCCGCGAGCCCGGACGCCGCGGTGGACCTCTCGGCGGCGCCGCCGACCTACGCCGATCTCAGCAACGCGCCGAGCCGCGCCACCAACCACCCCGCCAATGTCCGCGCGGTGCGGATCTCGCTCGTGGTCCGCACCGCCACCTGGGACCCGCAGCTCGCGGGCGCCGGCGGGGCCACCCTGCCGGCGGCCGCCAACCGGCCCGCGAGCGGGGCGGACGGCGGCTACCGCCGGCTCCTCGTCGAGACCACCGAGGGCGTGCGCAACCTCGACTCGCGCGGGCCCTTCTACCCCAGCTACTCCACCAACGCCGGCGCCGACGGCCTCAACGTCGGCGGCGGCTAG
- a CDS encoding anaerobic ribonucleoside-triphosphate reductase activating protein encodes MNLAALRPCSFVDWPGRIAAVAFTQGCNLACRYCHNPGLVPLRGGGRVSEEEVLSLLEARRGRLDGLVVTGGEPTLQPALPRFLARVKERGFAVKLDTNGTRPEVVEALLAAGLVDHLAVDLKATPDDATWLTGSEAQPRGARRCLELALARGVAHEVRTTLASPVHRPEALDELAGWARGAQLWAIQRFRPGGHLDPRSGLAPPGDALLAAAREAAAAHGLALRVR; translated from the coding sequence GTGAACCTCGCCGCGCTCCGGCCCTGCTCGTTCGTGGACTGGCCGGGCCGGATCGCGGCGGTGGCGTTCACGCAGGGCTGCAACCTCGCCTGCCGGTACTGCCACAACCCCGGCCTCGTGCCGCTCCGGGGAGGCGGCCGGGTCTCCGAGGAGGAGGTGCTCTCGCTCCTCGAGGCCCGCCGCGGGCGGCTCGACGGCCTGGTGGTGACGGGCGGGGAGCCCACGCTCCAGCCGGCGCTGCCGCGCTTCCTCGCGCGGGTGAAGGAGCGCGGCTTCGCGGTGAAGCTCGACACCAACGGCACCCGGCCCGAGGTGGTGGAGGCGCTGCTCGCGGCGGGGCTCGTCGATCACCTCGCCGTGGACCTGAAGGCGACCCCGGACGACGCGACGTGGCTCACCGGCTCGGAGGCGCAGCCGCGCGGCGCCCGCCGCTGCCTCGAGCTCGCCCTGGCGCGGGGCGTGGCGCACGAGGTCCGGACCACGCTCGCCTCCCCGGTCCACCGGCCCGAGGCGCTCGACGAGCTCGCCGGGTGGGCCCGCGGCGCCCAGCTCTGGGCGATCCAGCGCTTCCGGCCCGGCGGCCACCTCGACCCCCGGAGCGGGCTCGCGCCGCCCGGCGACGCCCTCCTCGCCGCGGCCCGCGAGGCGGCGGCGGCCCACGGGCTCGCGCTGCGAGTCCGCTAG